The genomic interval CCTTCCTGAATTTCCTGATTTACCatctccaccatattgatttcattgggacgatgaaaagtttaagtctggggggggtggTTTGAAAACTTGAAAATTTTTGCATTTTCTGTTTTGTTCtacagtttattttattttgcatttgttcttgttttgcttggattgttttgatagtcacttgattgtcttttggaaaaccttgtggcatacatcttgagaacatcaaacttcactcaTATACTTTCTTGTCTTTTTAGTAAAAATATTAGCACgtttattatcttgattcatgatgttgcaaatgatgctagtagtatgcttagtgtatttctttcctctatcttgggtagcatgaaataagctaagtatcatatggagataagtttgaaatttggcttgaccttaaggatcttaccttcactatacttgagcttggatagttgatatcattgaaatagtcatgattcatctttgtgtggttagtacttggtttccatggtgatttctcaaacttcattttggttactggatgatgctcaaatcttgcaagctcatttggaaaaatcaaaataccccaacatttgtgctaaaagtacatttgtaaataagttttgcacaatgcaaatacttatataAAAAttagtgaataagggatataaaaaatagttgtcgtgagtggaatctagtaagtcacccctttgaaaccgagttagattactggggaaatgactacttagcttctcttgagattgagcacgcctttgagaccttgggttgattgagaaatatgaaccaagcgtgtggcaggtaagtgtctatcacgggaaacattaggaattcatctggatgacgacttgactaggacatagattgaagcttgaaaagtttgggtcactttttgcgttgtgcacaagagacttatgcttgagttATACTTGACTTATTTCcgtgatcatgcttgttaatgaagctttttgatagagttaggaaagcacattagggattatgaatgtattgtagagcatatgaattaAGATTGCGGTATTTTTGCTTGAGGCAAGCAAAAGTTTaggtctgggggtgtgatgttcgtagattgtatacacttgtttagcatgttttgatgcatattcacatattttgcgcgtgctttatctatgcattttcgtactttcagctttgcttttagcatatttactctttttgttcggagatctgcttttgtgcattttctgtacgcaagagtcgattttggagaagaattgatgttcgaGGTAAAATCTACAATTGAACGAAAGAGGAAGTTACCATCCTTGAGTGCCACATGACCCTgtcatggggggttgcccaggtcgTGTGGTGATCCTCTCACCCCTGCAGCACTGGCAAAATGAAGGAGTGTCCAGGCCGTGTGagtatcacacggccgtgcaagcctTCCAGAGCCAAAGAAGTGCATGGTCATATGTGTCGCACGACCATGCAACATTTCCAGAAGCCAAGAAAGTcctggtcgtgtcccagacacgaccgtgcaagagttCCAGAGCCAGAGGCAGagtaggccgtgtagatctacacggccgtgtaagggggCAGTGGTAGagcatgacacggccgtgtgagcatcacacgaccatgtcacggGCAGTGAAggaaatgaaccaagccatgTGAGCTTCATATGACCGTGTCACCTAGTCATCTGAGACCTTGTAACCTTAGTTGACCACTTTAAAAGTTTCATCTTATTATAAGGTGTCTTTATCAGAATACCTTATAGACAAAAACTTTTCAAACTGGTCatctaaaattatggatgaagtaTTTGAAATATATTGGACTCAATAGTAGCCTCATATGTAgccaacttaaataatttattccATTAAAATATTTTGACCTAAAATTTTACGGGCTAAAACTTTTTATATTGGTCATGTAATGTAACATCACTGTGGATTATATTAGATTGCTTAGTAACCCTAGATGATCACTTTAGAAAGTTTCATCTCATTAAAATCTTGTGACCAAAAATACTTTAATAcgcaaaaacttttcaaagtagTCATTTAAGACCATAAATGAATTATCTAGAGCATTGTAGATTCAATATGGTCATCTTTTAGTTCATTAAAGTATTTTAACCACAACACCTTGGTAGGTAAACATTTTGTAAATGAATTTGAAAAGTTGTTACCAAGGTGTTCTAGTCACACATCTTAATGggtaaaaaacttttcaaattagCCATCTAATGCCATTATTGAATCCAAAACACTTTCGGCATATATTTATAAACTTATATGACCAATTTGTAGGGTTTTAGGTCATTGAAATATTTTGCCTAGATGACCAATTTAGAAAGTTTTAAGTCATGCATCTAAGCGCTCTAGGTTAACATACTTCCTTAGACCACATAAATCAATGAGAAAATAGACAATAAAATACGATAACTTGAGAAATTGCTCGTTGTAGAACaagtttagaattttttttttgtgaatatGGGTAGGACACGAAGAATATTGGATTGTTATCCATGATTTAGGTGACATCCATCACAATGCAAAATGAGCGAAGGGTACTAGGTTGAAGCAACAAGTTAGGCAATTTTGGTCAATGTGATGATGAATGATTTGCAAACAAAGGATTTTAAGTGCAATTTGAAAGAGGTAGAAAGGCATTTTAGTAATTGTATTTTGAAAAGTTAAGTATTAAAGTACGGATGTTTTGATTAGTATATAATTTTAAGGTGCACATTTTCCTCAATATTTAGGATGTGAAAATTTAACAAAACGTGGCAGAATATTatacagaaattttaaaattaggaaATATAGGAAGTTGACGAGAAAAAAACAGACaaagaaatgttttttttttttttgttggaggagaagaagaaattgaagatTCTTGTTTCCTAGTTTTTCTTCAAGGAATTACTGGAATCCACTCGTAGCGGCCGGCCATGGGCACGTCGTTGACGACGTCGAAGTTGTACCTGCGACGCCCAGCGGAAGAGATGAACGGAAAGAGAGATGTTTAGGCATCTAAAGTTGTTAATCGGAGAATTTAGTTTGTTTCAGGGTTTAATTAATTACCTCTCGGCGAATCGCTGCTGCAGATTTCTCTCGGCCGTTGCGAAGAACGCTTCCAGCTCCGCCTCCGGCGGCGTCGCGGCCACACTAGGTCTCCTGTAAGGCTCCATCTCCACTGTCGATTCCACATCGCTCGCCTCGTCGCGGCGGTTGTCGTTGATGGAGGCCATTGCCTCTTCTCTAAATTGACATAATTACGGAAGGATTCAATCTAAAACATGGAATTAAATGGGCGGAAAATTGAAAAAATTACAAGAAGAATGAGGGAAAATTAACCTTTCGCCGTTCCAGCGGAAGAGCAAAGCAGCATCACGTCGCTGCCGCCGAAGCTGAGAAAAAAAGATACGGGATGAGGATTTTAGCCCTTTGAAAGCAACGGATGCCGAATTCTGAAGATAATTTTACTTCCGCCGACCGCGACGGCGTTGTCGATGCTTCGGAGGAGGTGTCGCTGGAGCAGCGTGGGATCCGACCGAGTTCGGGGCTCGATTTGTACCGGACTCCCCCTAAATTTCCAGGAACGGTTCCGTAAGTCGGAGTCTGGATGCCAACTCCTCGTTTCCTGTGTTCCCGGTGGAAAATCCGGCGCTCCCGCTTTGTCACTGCCGCTCTCCTCCTCTCCCGACTCCGGGGGCCGAACACTACCGCGAGGCCGGAGCATCTTGCCGCCAATTCCCCATTGTCTCCGCATTTCTTCGATATCTTCCCCATCGCCGTCTTCCGCCGCGCCGCGAGAGATGAGAAATGGCGCAAGAGAGGGGCGGTGAGGAGAACCGATTTGACGGTGGGGGCGGATATAAAGGCGATCGGCGGGGGGCTCTGTCTCACCCTCTTAACGGCAACCAAACGTCGCCTTCTCGGCTACGACGTAACTCAAACGCATACGGCGAGATCCCGATAATTGACCGTCCGATCTCGATCGAGCGGCCAATAATTGGAATCCCGAAAACGGCCGTCGCAATTGCGTTATCAAATAATTACGTCCGCAGGCGTACGAGCCTAACGGTCCCAAAAACAGCAGGCCCAAAACGTCTAGCGACCGTTGGTGCGGATGTGATCGAAATCAGATCGCCCACGTGGAGTCGAGAGCGACGAAAAGGGGTGACGTGGCAGGAATCTTCTCATTTGGACTCGGGAGGCATCAGACGAACACTGCGTGGGATTGGCCGTGGGAGATCCAACGAATGGGAGGGTGCAGCGCTGGGGCGTCGTGCTCGCGCGTACGAATTCAGCAGGGGTATATTCTGATGAACAAGGTGACGGTGATGGTGACAACGGACTTTGATATTCGTGTCAAGGGTCGTTCAATTTCCATATATTAAAATGAATCATCTGATAATTTGGGATCAGTATTAAATAATTTCTTCCAATATCGTATCCACTACTACATTTGATTAATTTCGATCGGTTATAAATAGGTTTCTTCCAATATCGTAGCTACCatctttttatttatataatctGCTGAAATTTAGCTCATGGATCCCACCACCCCACCACACTTTGCCTCCTTGCATGCAATGGTCGACTCAGCACCCAAAAAGTGAATCCTTGCCCACACAACGCTAGAGGACCAATCTCCGAGTCATCCCTTCCTTTTTCTTTCCAATTAGGAACAACGTATCCCTTTTGAGTGCAAGGATCTAAGGAGCATGTATGACCATCCATCTTCGACCAATTAAATTGAAAATCGAAAGCCAATAATGCATCGGTTGAGTTTGGAAACACTAGCAAGTACTAGTGCAAGTCAAGATCCATGCAAAAGATTGCTTTATGATCTCAAGGTGGTACGCTCCCTTGAAGCCGAGGAGACAATGAGGTCGTAGATAGGCCATTAGATATCTGGGTGGAAATCATTACTTGTGGTGACAAAGATTTCATAGACAAAATTGTGACCAAATCCCATAAAGCAAATCTACAAAATGTTTCCGTCTAATTGTTGCCTTCTCTTCGTCTTCTTCGTAATCATCCTCTTTTTCTTAGTGGTCAATATGATTAATTTAGTAATGGATAGCTCGTGTTAGCTTTTGAATTTGTTCTCTCCGAAATTCACTTGCAAAATTGTGAAAATGTCAGTGAGACTTTTTCCCTAATGAATTTGTGCTtggatttaaaatgaatttttggtCGAACACAtcatctaagtttttttttagctATCGATTGGCTTGAATTATCAACATTCTACTAATTCAAGCATTGGCTTATCTAAACCTATGGGATTAATTGGCCAAATTAAACCACTTGAGCTAAAATTAGACATGTAGGCATGTGTGGCTGTCTTCTTACCAAACTAGTTGTTGGGTATGGCGAATAGCATAGAGAACAATTTTTTATGCAATAATAAATTAATCAACTACTTAATATGCAATCTAAAATATACAACAAAGCGACACATCCTGTCTCATATACACTATGAAAGCTTTATTTTCCATGTATGTCATATTGTGCCCGACGTGCACTACCATGTCAAaagttcaattttttaaaaaaaattagatcatATATATAGGATTAAAGTTTCACCGAGAAAAGTCTCTTATATTTTTTTACTCGTTTACTTAAACATCCTATCTTAacattctttttctttgttttttccaTTAtataaacaaaaaagaaaaaagaaaaagccATTTAGAGCATGAGTCTAGCTATTAGCCCGTACGTGGTTGTTAGGTCTCACCTTGTGTACTGCCTTGTATTCTTTTCTCCTTCTCATGGACTGTAGTGGCAAGGGGACCATGTGAATGAAGGAGATAGCTATCAGAGTCGATGCCCACCACCATCTTCTTATTTGGAGCTGCCCCAATCATTGAACACCTACTCCATTACAAATATGCATAATTAAATAATGAAGGAGGACTGGACTCTACGTATAAGTATCAACTGCTCTCAGTTTCTAATATTTCTAGTCTTCTACCCTACACAAacaaaacataatcataatcttaaagatttttcttttttacaggaaaaatatatatatattgccaaGGAGTGTTTGTTGTTCATTGATGAATGATAGGGCCTGTGGGAAGGAGGATGGGGCAAGCCTCGTGTTTGTGGTCCTAGGAAGGATGTCACAGCCTTTACTGCTTTTATGCTGCTAAAGGTGGTGGGAACTTGCCTAGCTGCTCATCTCGATGGTTTTgataaagagaaaaagaaaattaatgaGGGTGCATGGATGCAATACTGGCACAGGGAAATGACAGGAACAGTTGTGAAAGAGAAAGCACTGACCTTAGCTTTTGTGACAAACATTGTGGGTTTCAGCTTCCTCTCATGTCCATGAATGAACTAAACATGTTCTCAGTAAAGTTCTGCTAGTGCTCTTGTGGTCCTCtccttcaatttttgaaatccttTCAGAAGAGAAATTACTATAGCATGGATCTTGAATCAACTAGAGGAGATGCAGTCTCAGAGAGTGAACTAATGCAGAGTTAGATTGTGCTAGTTATGGTTTTAGTTTCTGAGGAAGCTGAATTGTAACTATAGGACAGTCAATGATAAAAAGGAAGACATGTATGTGCCGATATCATCACAAAAAGAATGAGAAAAGCTCCATTGGCTGATATGGAGTGATTTCTGGAACTGAAAACTTTCTTAGTAGAGGAAAAAGTGAAAAGGAAAAGAGTGTCATCAGACAAGATAACTaactacaaaagaaaaaggaaggaaaaaaaaaagtgatcATTCAGGTGTCTCTTATATGCCAGTAACAGTTTGGATTCAACCCTCTCCCAGAAGTTACAAGTTACATGTGTCCTTTTAACTGCAAAAACAGAGGTAGGATTATGTCGATAATCGCATGATGTGTAGTAGGCCAAGTAAATGACTGGTGGAGAGGAAAAGCAGCTGCCAATCTGCCGATGAACAATGCATTTATGATGTTGATGATAGGCATGCATGGCAGCCTGCAAATAAGAGAATTTCACTGCTGAGTAACAAAGGCCATGAGGTCTGTCTGTGCTAGACAGATATTGACCTTATGGTGCTGCTCTCTGAAGAACCACTGCTTTTTGTCAACTGATATATGTACTTAGGCTGAGCAAAAAGGGATCAAGAAAATCAATTGGAATCGATCTAGTTATTGCGCGTCAAAGTCACCCTCGAGGATGATTAACCTTTTACAAACCTTTTGACAATCTGTGGAATGCCTACTGAAATAATAGACTATATATTTTTGCATGAAAATAAAGAGGCTAGCTGTACCTTGATGTGTTGGCTTAAATGCTAGGCTGAGCTTTTTCTATTCTTCTTCTACCTTCCTTGTTATGATTGAAAGTGTTTAAAGCCTAGATTACAGTGGCAAAGGGTCAAACTCAAAACTTCATTCCAATATAGGCGAAGAAGTGGATATGTTAAGGCTGATACAAGTTTGATACTCACACTGACAGATTTAAGATAGGTCAAATTTTCATTGATTTTCCAGTATCTGAGATATCTCTTCTTACCTGTGGAGATTTTGCTTTACATGAAACACATAAACTTGTTGGCTAATGCTATAGTTTTATCCCAGGTTAAAGGGCTCATAGGTATGAATTGAGATATGTAGGGATATAGACTTAATTTCTCTTCTTCAAAAACGATTTGCTGGAGTATGTAGAGTCTTACTTCGAATTTA from Zingiber officinale cultivar Zhangliang chromosome 6B, Zo_v1.1, whole genome shotgun sequence carries:
- the LOC121990175 gene encoding cyclin-dependent kinase inhibitor 7-like, coding for MGKISKKCGDNGELAARCSGLAVVFGPRSRERRRAAVTKRERRIFHREHRKRGVGIQTPTYGTVPGNLGGVRYKSSPELGRIPRCSSDTSSEASTTPSRSAELRRQRRDAALLFRWNGEREEAMASINDNRRDEASDVESTVEMEPYRRPSVAATPPEAELEAFFATAERNLQQRFAERYNFDVVNDVPMAGRYEWIPVIP